One stretch of Candidatus Eisenbacteria bacterium DNA includes these proteins:
- a CDS encoding PorV/PorQ family protein, whose protein sequence is MAKMVISLLFLVFFIFSSQSCPGQTSAGAISLQIAPNARADGMGRSFGAIADDASAVWWNPAGMAFLKGTNGSLTHIALVPDLVSDVYYEFLSATTSLGEWGAVGTSLAYLTYGKNVATGPGGPEDVIGTFSPFEFAPSIAFASKLSSVLGIGVNLKFVRVDLAPAWALQAGMGKRGAGTTVAVDLGALTRLRSGKLCLGASFQNLGPNIAYVDEDQSDPLGRNLKVGAAYVLGFGPASKLLFTFDFNKPFVYVDDPPIFNYGAEFNWNDFLALRAGYIDEGLTGSTVVGPTFGIGIMYGRLRFDYANVTQSKFLERASRYSLTAKF, encoded by the coding sequence ATGGCAAAGATGGTGATATCGCTGCTATTTCTCGTATTCTTCATTTTCTCTTCCCAGAGCTGCCCGGGGCAGACCAGCGCAGGCGCCATTTCTCTTCAAATTGCGCCTAACGCCAGAGCTGACGGGATGGGAAGAAGTTTCGGCGCAATTGCTGACGACGCCAGTGCCGTCTGGTGGAACCCGGCAGGAATGGCTTTTTTGAAAGGGACAAACGGGTCACTGACTCACATAGCGCTTGTTCCGGACCTCGTCTCCGATGTCTATTACGAGTTCCTGAGTGCCACGACATCTCTGGGTGAATGGGGGGCGGTGGGGACCTCACTTGCATATCTCACGTACGGCAAGAACGTCGCAACCGGTCCGGGCGGTCCCGAAGATGTGATAGGGACGTTTTCACCGTTTGAATTTGCACCTTCGATCGCCTTTGCCTCAAAGTTGAGCAGCGTTCTCGGGATCGGGGTCAATCTTAAGTTCGTTCGTGTTGACCTCGCTCCGGCGTGGGCTTTGCAGGCCGGAATGGGCAAGAGGGGCGCCGGGACTACGGTGGCTGTTGACCTCGGAGCTCTGACAAGACTTCGTTCGGGAAAACTGTGTCTTGGTGCGTCATTTCAGAACCTTGGTCCGAACATAGCGTACGTTGATGAGGATCAGTCGGATCCTCTTGGGAGAAACCTTAAGGTTGGCGCGGCCTATGTATTGGGATTTGGTCCGGCGTCCAAGCTGTTGTTCACCTTTGATTTCAACAAACCTTTTGTCTATGTCGACGACCCTCCGATTTTCAACTACGGGGCCGAGTTCAATTGGAACGACTTTCTTGCGCTCAGGGCGGGCTATATAGATGAGGGACTCACTGGAAGCACGGTCGTTGGACCAACATTCGGGATTGGGATCATGTACGGGAGGCTTAGGTTCGACTATGCGAATGTTACCCAGTCCAAATTCCTCGAGAGGGCGTCCAGATACTCTCTCACGGCGAAGTTCTAG
- a CDS encoding NHL repeat-containing protein: protein MKCSCFVSLLAIVLSGCLPSTGRSPFLSTARESGKVPQGTSFLFDLGSMSGEVRIFESPQAVDVDPAGNLLVVDGRGRRVEKFDRKGNYIGELASGSVFFSPKDVFSSGELGIYVLGSREGIIELYDMRGRFSKDISPALSSEGRPYSFERIALDSSGRIYLTDRAGGRVLLLTTTGEVVKSFYPSDLSSEFHPSGLAVGKDGAVFASDPVSGLIIVFDAMGGTIQSWKTGEGSSNISGIAVDGYGNLFVADCGSDKVLVYSREGRPVLSIGTRGSGPGSFRCPIDVAVSSDGMLYVADKGNDRIQAFRVDYEPSQK, encoded by the coding sequence TTGAAGTGTAGTTGTTTTGTCTCTCTCCTTGCCATTGTTTTGAGTGGATGTCTCCCATCAACCGGCCGTTCCCCCTTTCTGTCAACTGCCCGCGAAAGCGGAAAAGTCCCTCAAGGGACGAGCTTTCTTTTCGATCTAGGCAGTATGTCGGGGGAAGTCAGGATTTTCGAGTCTCCCCAGGCAGTTGACGTTGACCCTGCTGGAAATCTTCTGGTTGTGGATGGAAGAGGACGGAGGGTGGAGAAGTTCGACCGGAAGGGAAACTACATCGGTGAGCTTGCGAGCGGCAGCGTTTTCTTCAGTCCAAAGGACGTGTTTTCTTCCGGAGAGCTTGGAATCTACGTTCTGGGATCAAGAGAAGGCATAATTGAGCTATATGACATGAGGGGAAGATTCTCAAAAGACATAAGTCCGGCACTTTCCTCCGAAGGACGGCCGTATTCGTTCGAGAGGATTGCGCTCGATTCCTCAGGCAGAATATACCTTACAGACAGGGCAGGGGGACGCGTGCTGCTTCTTACCACGACCGGAGAGGTTGTGAAGTCCTTCTATCCCAGCGACCTGTCAAGTGAGTTTCATCCGTCTGGTCTTGCAGTCGGAAAAGACGGGGCAGTGTTCGCCTCCGATCCGGTCAGCGGCCTGATAATCGTTTTTGATGCGATGGGCGGGACTATTCAGAGCTGGAAAACGGGAGAGGGCTCGTCGAATATTTCAGGAATTGCCGTTGACGGCTACGGGAACCTGTTTGTTGCAGACTGCGGCAGCGACAAGGTGTTAGTGTATTCCAGAGAGGGTAGGCCGGTGCTTTCCATAGGCACCCGCGGCTCAGGGCCTGGGTCCTTCAGATGTCCTATTGACGTTGCCGTTTCCAGCGACGGTATGTTGTACGTTGCCGACAAAGGGAATGACAGGATTCAGGCATTCAGGGTTGATTATGAACCATCTCAGAAGTAG